In Methanobacteriaceae archaeon, the following proteins share a genomic window:
- a CDS encoding oligosaccharide repeat unit polymerase family protein, with translation MNLTNKIDVFSPYLIIFAIFLYVLFGLVGFFYQIKGLQAPSIGVYFYILFGCCFFLLGIIFPKIFYKLNFKRFKNLNNFLNQLYSQKEYLINNLNQNKSPDKSNNIKKSFFKSFSLLELVILAIVILGLSLQAINLIYSGGIPLLSGYLKAKAVTKIWIFSYLLFLPGINILLARFNRSYYYILFILGIAIFALTGYRTTTIVIILSVFITLYYTRNFSKNLKWIYFAIFIIGLVGIGLLVGYISAKSIEWQTWTLNPLELFFYRAGYTLTVFNTLIGMQGATHGTLTYYSLTGFFQAADPRAIVGEVVLGYKHSATSTIFGPALLDFGVWALALQMFFLGLILKLMHLIQKVKKGIFTVFYAIILAQTLVWIETGPTDLVVWIFYLISILLILYAYFNHRNYMNGYELDEVMGNDMKREDP, from the coding sequence ATGAATTTAACTAATAAAATTGACGTATTTTCTCCTTATTTAATTATATTTGCCATATTTTTGTACGTATTATTTGGATTGGTCGGATTTTTTTATCAAATAAAGGGATTACAGGCACCTTCTATAGGGGTTTATTTCTATATTTTATTTGGCTGCTGTTTTTTTCTTTTGGGAATAATTTTTCCTAAGATATTCTATAAACTCAACTTTAAAAGATTTAAAAATTTAAATAACTTTTTAAATCAATTATATTCTCAAAAAGAATATTTAATAAATAATCTTAATCAAAATAAATCTCCAGATAAATCGAACAATATTAAAAAAAGCTTTTTTAAAAGTTTTTCTCTTCTAGAACTAGTAATTTTAGCCATAGTTATATTGGGATTATCTCTCCAAGCTATTAATTTGATTTATTCAGGAGGCATACCCCTTTTAAGTGGTTATTTGAAGGCTAAAGCAGTCACTAAAATATGGATATTTTCTTACCTCTTGTTTCTACCGGGAATAAATATTTTGCTGGCCCGATTCAACAGGAGCTATTATTATATTCTATTTATTCTTGGAATAGCTATTTTTGCCTTGACTGGCTATAGGACTACCACCATCGTTATAATTTTAAGTGTATTCATTACTTTATATTACACTCGAAATTTCTCTAAAAATCTTAAATGGATATATTTCGCTATTTTTATTATTGGTCTGGTTGGAATAGGCCTTTTAGTAGGATATATATCTGCTAAATCTATTGAATGGCAAACTTGGACTTTAAATCCATTGGAATTATTTTTTTACCGAGCAGGATATACCCTCACAGTTTTTAACACCTTAATTGGGATGCAAGGGGCGACCCATGGAACATTAACCTATTATTCCCTCACTGGATTTTTCCAGGCAGCTGATCCACGGGCTATTGTAGGGGAAGTGGTTCTGGGATACAAACACTCTGCTACATCAACTATATTTGGCCCAGCCCTTTTAGATTTCGGGGTCTGGGCTCTGGCCTTGCAAATGTTCTTTTTAGGTCTGATTCTTAAATTAATGCATTTAATTCAAAAAGTAAAAAAAGGAATTTTTACAGTATTTTATGCCATAATATTGGCCCAAACATTGGTATGGATTGAAACAGGCCCCACAGATTTGGTTGTATGGATATTCTATCTTATTTCTATTCTTTTGATTCTATATGCTTATTTCAATCATAGGAATTATATGAATGGATATGAACTTGATGAAGTGATGGGAAATGACATGAAGCGGGAAGACCCATGA
- the cfbB gene encoding Ni-sirohydrochlorin a,c-diamide synthase: MRIVLAGTGSAVGKTTISTGIMKALSEETKIQPFKVGPDYIDPTYHTLATGNRSRNLDSFFMSDGQIREAFERAMAITASKMGIIEGVRGLYEGISPTGDVGNTASAAKALNSPVILILNARSLVKSAAAVVLGFKSLDPEIKIEGVILNHVKNQRHYLKAKEAVEKLTNTQVIGGIPRSDSLTVEQRHLGLVPAVERENLLGFIEKWGQVVSENIDLDALKDIMKSDGKIPAEREQLWKKENTKKVKIGVAQDEIFTFYYQENLEALEDNHAQIVPFSPYHDENLPDVDALYIGGGYPEIFSKELEKNYSMRNSIKKFHLDERPIYGECGGLMYLTKSINGHKMCDVFPYPSLMTDKVQGLSYVISEAQQDNIISKKGDIYRGHEFHYSKVDISANTTINPKFAFKILRGRGIIDSKDGIISKNTVASYVHTHAAACPGFASNLTKNAWEI, encoded by the coding sequence TGATCCTACTTATCACACCTTGGCCACAGGAAATAGGTCTCGTAATTTAGACTCATTTTTCATGTCGGATGGCCAGATAAGAGAGGCCTTTGAAAGGGCTATGGCGATTACAGCTTCGAAAATGGGAATAATTGAAGGTGTCAGGGGTCTTTATGAAGGAATTAGTCCTACAGGAGATGTCGGAAACACAGCATCTGCAGCTAAAGCTCTGAATTCTCCTGTCATTTTGATTTTAAATGCTAGAAGTCTGGTAAAAAGTGCGGCAGCAGTAGTACTAGGATTTAAATCCTTAGATCCTGAGATAAAGATTGAGGGAGTAATTTTAAATCATGTCAAAAATCAGCGCCATTACTTGAAGGCTAAAGAAGCGGTGGAAAAGCTGACCAATACTCAAGTAATTGGGGGCATACCCCGGAGCGATTCTTTGACTGTAGAGCAAAGACATCTGGGCCTGGTTCCTGCGGTTGAAAGGGAAAATTTATTAGGGTTTATCGAAAAATGGGGTCAGGTAGTAAGTGAAAACATTGATCTTGATGCTTTGAAAGATATTATGAAAAGTGATGGAAAGATTCCTGCAGAACGCGAACAACTCTGGAAAAAGGAAAATACCAAAAAAGTGAAAATCGGGGTGGCCCAGGATGAAATTTTTACTTTCTATTATCAGGAAAATTTAGAAGCTCTGGAAGATAACCACGCTCAAATAGTTCCTTTTAGTCCTTATCATGATGAAAATCTCCCTGATGTGGATGCACTTTATATAGGTGGGGGTTATCCTGAGATATTCTCTAAAGAACTGGAAAAAAATTATTCCATGCGTAATTCCATTAAAAAGTTCCATTTAGATGAAAGGCCAATTTATGGTGAATGTGGTGGGTTAATGTACCTTACAAAATCTATTAATGGGCATAAAATGTGTGATGTATTCCCTTATCCCTCCCTGATGACGGATAAAGTTCAGGGATTAAGCTATGTTATTTCTGAGGCTCAGCAAGATAATATAATCTCTAAAAAAGGAGATATCTATAGAGGTCATGAATTTCACTATTCTAAAGTGGATATTAGTGCAAATACAACCATTAATCCGAAATTTGCATTTAAAATTCTTCGTGGAAGGGGAATAATAGATTCAAAAGATGGAATAATATCTAAAAACACGGTGGCTAGCTATGTGCATACTCACGCTGCAGCATGTCCTGGCTTTGCTTCTAACTTAACTAAAAACGCTTGGGAAATCTAA